A window from Citrus sinensis cultivar Valencia sweet orange chromosome 3, DVS_A1.0, whole genome shotgun sequence encodes these proteins:
- the LOC102622123 gene encoding 60S ribosomal protein L36-3, whose amino-acid sequence MAPKQPNTGLFVGLNKGHVVTKKELPPRPSDRKGKTSKRVHFVKNLIREVAGFAPYERRITELLKVGKDKRALKVAKRKLGTHKRAKKKREEMSNALRKMRSAGGAEKKK is encoded by the exons ATGGCTCCAAAGCAGCCAAATACTGGCCTTTTTGTGGGTCTAAACAAAGGACATGTCGTGACCAAGAAGGAGTTGCCTCCCCGCCCTTCTGATAGAAAAGGC AAAACTAGTAAGAGAGTCCATTTTGTGAAGAACCTCATTAGGGAGGTTGCTGGTTTTGCTCCCTATGAAAGGAGGATTACTGAACTTCTTAAAGTTGGGAAAGATAAGCGTGCTTTGAAGGTGGCAAAGAGAAAGTTGGGCACTCACAAGAGAGCCAAGAAGAAGCGCGAGGAAATGTCCAATGCTCTACGCAAGATGAG GTCGGCTGGAGGTgcagagaagaagaagtgA